The proteins below come from a single Trachemys scripta elegans isolate TJP31775 chromosome 16, CAS_Tse_1.0, whole genome shotgun sequence genomic window:
- the LOC117888941 gene encoding peptidoglycan-recognition protein SC2-like: MDSNGWSDIGYNFLIGEDSRVYEGRGWSSVGAHAYGWNSNSLGFSFLGTFSSRAPNAAALNAAKSLIQCAVNRGSLSSSYTLKGHRNVSQTDCPGNALYNVITQWPRFKS, encoded by the exons ATGGACTCAAACGGCTGGTCCGACATCGGCTAcaa CTTCCTGATCGGTGAGGACAGCAGAGTCTACGAgggcagaggctggagcagcGTGGGGGCCCACGCCTACGGCTGGAACAGTAATTCGTTGGGATTCAGCTTCCTGGGCACCTTCTCCA GCAGAGCCCCCAACGCTGCCGCCCTGAACGCCGccaagagcctgatccaatgtGCCGTCAACAGGGGCTCCCTAAGCAGCAGCTACACCCTGAAGGGGCATCGCAACGTGAGCCAGACCGACTGCCCCGGGAACGCCCTCTACAATGTCATCACCCAGTggcccaggttcaaatcctga
- the LOC117888942 gene encoding peptidoglycan-recognition protein SC2-like, translating into MLLLTRVVLLSALCAAALGCPRIISRRQWGGARPPRNRVPLRTPVPYVIIHHTAGNRCYTQASCSRQVRGIQNYHMDTQRWPDIGYNFLIGEDGRVYEGRGWSSVGAHAYNWNYKSLGFSFLGSFSSRAPNAAALNAAKRLIQCAVSKGFLSRSYTLKGHRNVNPTSCPGNALYRVISRWPRFKA; encoded by the exons ATGCTGCTGCTGACGCGGGTCGTGTTGCTCTCAGCGCTCTGCGCCGCGGCGCTCG GCTGCCCCCGCATCATCTCACGCCGCCAGTGGGGGGGGGCCCGGCCCCCGAGAAACAGGGTCCCACTGAGGACCCCAGTGCCCTACGTCATCATCCACCACACGGCAGGGAACCGCTGCTACACACAGGCCTCCTGCAGCCGGCAGGTCAGGGGCATCCAGAACTACCACATGGACACCCAGCGCTGGCCCGACATCGGCTACAA cttcctgatcGGCGAGGACGGCAGAGTCTACGAgggcagaggctggagcagcGTGGGGGCCCACGCCTACAACTGGAACTATAAGTCGCTGGGATTCAGCTTCCTGGGCAGCTTCTCCA GCAGAGCCCCCAACGCTGCCGCCCTGAACGCCGCCAAGAGACTGATCCAATGCGCCGTCTCCAAGGGCTTCCTGAGCCGCAGCTACACCCTGAAGGGGCATCGCAACGTGAACCCGACCAGCTGCCCCGGGAACGCCCTCTACAGGGTCATCAGCAGGTGGCCCAGGTTCAAAGCCTGA